The Ipomoea triloba cultivar NCNSP0323 chromosome 4, ASM357664v1 DNA segment GTGTCTTTTTATCTTTAAATTTTTGTTCAACGGGTTTATTATACTAGTTGACAGGTTGGGACCTGACAACCAATTTTCAGGGACTTcttaaacctcaaaattggatGGGATGTTTTgtggtttttcttcttccttcctTAAGGTTGTGGGAACAACTTGTTTGTATTCTTAAATTCACATATCTTCCACCCGTACAAAGGTTAAAAATGACATGTGTGTGTCATGCCAATTTTGAGCATTTTGGATTGAAATTTCAGCAGTTTGAGTGTTAATTGGCCCCATTTCCACTCAAAAGTGGAAATTAGCCACATTACAAATTTCGACTTTACACTGATCAGTCTGTCCATGTTATTCAAGAATGGAGTATACTTGACACAAAATCTATgcattaatagtttttttttttttactccagAGATACCTGATAATGACTACATCAAATATTTTGGCCCTGATTATTCACTGAAGATTCCTGGTGGGCACATTGTATGTTGAATTTTCATATCCTAATTTTATGCAGTCCACTTCTAGAACGGAATCTCTTTTATTCCATAAATTACATGAAAACTACCTTGATACCtagcttgatttttttttccttttttatttacctttttttGAGCAGGAGAACTTGAATAGCAAGTCATACCTTGGCACCATAAAAACACATGTATTAGAAAATCTTCGATACATCCAGCATGCTCCTAGTGTGCAGATGCAGGAGGTAAGTTTTGTTTTTGGCTCTAAAATTACTTGCCATAAATGTGTTAGAGTTTGGGCCTACTTTAGGACATCTCATGGTCTAACCAAAAATAAATGTGTTATTtggtcttcttctttttttttttggtccaaCCCCTATGCTGCTCTCATCACGGAACTTGGCATTCTTTGTtagatataaacaaataatCGTAAAAACTTCTCTTTTATTCTTTTGCTTTTCCTGTTTTGTAGGTGCCTCCTGACTTCTATATTCCTGATTTTGATGAAGACACGCAAAATCCTGATGAGCGTTTGGATCGTAAGTGAAAACTTGAAACTACTTGACTTTCAGCCACACACGCACAAAAATCATCTGAAGTTAGTGAAAGAATTGATATTTACATAGAATTTTgtgtaattttcttctttctcctacAATTTCTCAGAGCATACACAAGACAAACAAATCCAGCGAGATGATGAATATTATGAAGGTGACAATGACAATGATCACTCCATGGATGATGCATGAGGAGCTCTTACCTCCTTGAGGAAAAAGGATTTCAGTTTTTAGGGATTATTAGGCTCAGGCTTGATTAGGTACATGTAATGATGTAAATCTATATTGTTTTGCCTCAGAAAGAGGGAATTATAACCATTCTAATGTTCCGTCCAGTCCTTGTGTCCTTTTTGGTATAAAATTGGTTTGGAATCTTTTGATGGTTGTGTGAATTGTGATCTAaagttatttttgttttaatcaaTGGTGGGTAAAATTgcaaggcaaaaacttgtatcACACCGTTTTACGGATCTTTATTTATGGgatgggtcgggtcaagatgaaatgtaatatttatattaacaaATACAATACTAAATAATGAATAAAGTATTGTGGAGTACATTTTATCTTGACTCGGTTTCACACAAATGTGAACCAAATTGTAAAAGGGAAGTTTCTTTTGaagttttaaaatgtttttaaaagtaaagatggacaataaataaatttagataaaacaaaatatatacaactGACCCAGTGGtatcacaaattttaaaaaatcgttACCTTATAAGAAAAGGAAATGGGATAACTCTAATTAGGTTGTCGACTTACAAGTTTGTCCCCTAACAAGAATGGTCTATTGTTGGCTAGTAAAACGATTGAAAGTTAATACAGATAATTTAAGTGGATATGCCAAGTTTCTATGTCAAGGTATAAAAATACCCGGAAAATATTTCCCAATTAATTTTTAGGGTTTTGCATAGACAAATGGAATCCTTTAACGACGTCGTATGCATCTTATAGCAAACTTTACTATCCAACACTCCATCAAATCCACATATCTTGAGTTTTGAGGTATCCTCCAGAGCCCCCATTGGCATATTTTATACTTCTCAGCTCGGTAAGAATTAAGCAACATCCATTTCTTCTCATAAATTCCAAATCAActtctactttctttttcttggttGAACCTCCCGTTAATACGCCCATACGTGCTCCAAATTGGGTTAACCTGATAAATCGTCTCTCGATATCGTCCACAAATTGCTACTGTCCTCACTTGCATCCCTTTCAATATGAAATGTTCAAAATTTTGGTCTTTATGTTTATTCAATGCTCAATTTTACTCCATCTAATCATCTATTAAATTGAATAgttttggtttatttgtttttggtgAAATGCTGACTTCTTTGCATAGTTGGTCTTTACTTCATTCTTTTTTGTAGAATGTTTTGAGGGAAGAAATCTGTTTGTTGGTTCTGTTATGTGGACTAGTGTAAGTAGGGTAATTAGATCAAGAGGTTGTTGTGATGCAAATAGAGCTAAAGGAGTCCACATTTTCAGATTCTTAGCATCAATGGTGGTTCCAGGTCTGCAAGTCCTCCCAGGGGAGCTGTCATGCCGTTTTCTCCGTAGATGTTCATCCACTGTGGCTTCAAATTCATTGATTTTACTTAAAGATCATTTTAAGGTTAAGGGAAACAATTCCAGAGTTAAATGCTCTAAGGATTTAGGAACGATTACAAGTTCCTCCAAGCTTTGTGCAGTTCGTGATTTTTATGGTTTGGAAAAACCAAAATTGTTACGTTGCTATTGCCGACCAGCTGAAAGGGGTAATGAGAGAATTTTTGAGGATGAGCAAGGAAGATCAGTGCATAGTATTGCTCCTAATGGTCAAACGTCTGATGCTGCTCAGCAATTTAAGAATGATAATGGAACTGTTCCATCCAGTAAAACAGTTAACAATGAATTGCCAAAAAGTAGCACAAACTCTATTGAGGAAGAAGCATGGAACTTGTTGCGAGCGTCCATGGTATATTATTGTGGCAATCCTATCGGGACAATTGCAGCTAATGATCCTAGTGACTCTAGCATTCTCAACTATGATCAAGTATTTATCCGTGACTTCATACCCTCTGGGATTGCTTTCTTGTTGAAAGGAGAGTATGATATTGTACGGAACTTCCTCCTTCATACTCTTCAATTACAGGTAAAAGAGCTCTCTTACTTATTTGTGTAAGGGTGATCATTTATTATTAAGGACAAAAACCTAATCGCTTGTTGTATGGAGATTTACTTAGTTtaattctatacatttttttgaaGATGGAAGTAGATTAACCTTTTTGAGTTCTTGCCAAAAGTAGGTGTGATTTGCTGCTTAAATTTGTGCACTGGATCCTACCTTTAGGAGGCGTATGGTTCAAGTTATCTCATATAACCTTAGGAATGTGAATATTGTACTAtcatattaccttgtttggttcaagggAATGTGAAATTATTGTAGGGAATGTGAGATTCCCCAAATTtgtttttagttcattttttgtAGTATTTATGGGAATCACATCCCCTCCGCATTTTTAGGTTTGTGAGATTCCTAGGAATGTTACATTACCTTAAAATATCCATTGAATCAAACACCCCCTTAGTGTTTTCTAGCTGCAAGCATGGATGGCATGGCTATGCCCTATTCCCTAAATCTTGAATATTTAGAATTGAGGATGATTTATTGATTTCCAGTACTAGAAAAATAACACCTTTCAAGTAAATAAAGTAATATGAATTTCAAAACTGTTCTTTTGGCTGTTGGAAAAAGAGGCTTACTTTAAGAGCCTCAATTTGTAGCTTCTTATATGAGCGGAAACTCCTTCAAAGCCTTACCATATTTTTAGTGTTTGCCTAACTTCTACTTTTGGAGTAGATAAGCTCCAAAATAAGTTGGGCCAAACAAGTGCCAAGTCTCCTTTGAACTAGGAGAAAAGCTTCAGTTCAAGCTTCATTGCTAcattaaatttgttaattttattagcCTATGCATAAACACTTTTCCATCCAAACAGAGTTGGGAGAAAACTATGGATTGCTATAGTCCTGGACAAGGACTGATGCCTGCCAGCTTCAAAGTGCGTACTGTTCCACTCGACAATGATGAGAATGCAACTGAAGATGTGTTGGACCCTGACTTTGGTGAAGCAGCAATTGGTCGAGTTGCACCTGTTGATTCTGGTATGTTTGGCTCTACAAAATGATCTGCATAATTGTCATTTGCCTGAACTTTTGGATATCTCAGATATCCTGTCATTCAGGATTATGGTGGATTATATTGCTGCGAGCATATGGAAAATGTTCTGGAGACCTTTCTCTTCTGGAGAGGATCGATGTTCAAACTGGAATGAAGATGATATTGAAGCTCTGCCTTGCAGATGGTTTTGATATGTTCCCAACTTTATTAGTAACTGATGGTTCGTGCATGATAGATCGGCGCATGGGAATTCATGGCCACCCACTTGAAATTCAGGTTCTTTTCCAATTCCTTTTCCTTCATTCCCGTTATGCTAGTAACTCTTCCTAAATATGCTGGATGTGGTACATTTTGGCAGGCATTATTCTATTCAGCCCTACTTTGTGCAAGGGAGATGCTAGCTCCTGAAGAAGCTTCAATTGATCTTATCACAGCACTTAATAATCGCCTGCTAGCATTGTCATTTCATATCCGAGAATATTACTGGATTGACgtgaaaaaactaaatgaaatCTATCGTTATAAGACAGAGGAGTACTCATATGAAGCAATCAACAAGTTCAACATATATCCGGATCAGATTCCTCCCTGGCTGGTGGAGTGGATGCCTAGTAAAGGGGGTTATTTAATTGGGAACTTGCAGCCAGCTCATATGGACTTCCGTTTCTTTTCTCTTGGAAATTTATGGTCCATTGTAAGCAGTCTTGCTACAACAGATCAGTCTCATGCTATATTAGATCTTATCGAAGCCAAATGGGAAGATTTAGTGGCTAATATGCCCCTCAAGATATGTTATCCTGCTCTCGAGGGTCAGGAATGGCGTATAATTACTGGTGGCGATCCAAAGAACACGTAATGCCTTCATAGAATCACTGACATGCtgttctcaaaattttaatggCTCTATTTTATATTAGTTTGTAGCAATATCCCGAGATTATTATCTTTTACTTTGCTTCTTGATGCAGGCCTTGGTCTTACCACAATGCTGGTTCTTGGCCAACTTTACTTTGGCAGGTTAGTTTGTGTTCTCAAAATTTTGTTGCCGCTGTAACTCCACCACTAATCCGCTGTTGTAATTCTTTGGTGGATAGAGTATTGGCTTATATTGAACTTCTACTATTGTAATTCCTTTGTGAAAGGGGGCAACCCCAATTAAGTTGGTCAGGCTGTTGATTTAgcaaccacaaggttacaagttcaactcctagCGGGAACGGCCTATtgatcttcttggtttgagcaggtcaactatgggcaacctagaTTGGCTTACCTCCTTGTGATTCTTTGCCGGTTAGGGTTTTCCtcgttattaaaaaaattttaaaaaagaagaaagaaaatgaacattgcacaccctcgggtagtggTTGAACATTGAAAATAGAGTATCGTGCAATTTGTGCACACATGAAAACCACAATGATATAGGGCTCTCCATTCTCTATGTTAATTGTTAAGGTTTCATTGGTTGAACAAAAGATAGAAGATTCTGCATCCAAGTTTGACGTTATTGTATGcatttctaaaattttaacaTGATGCATCCTTTTTCAGTTGGCCGTGGCATGTGTGAAAATGAAGAGACCAGAGATTGCTGAAAACGCGATTAAGGTTGCCGAGAGGCGCATTGCTGGAGACAAGTGGCCAGAATATTATGACACCAAGCGGGGAGGATTCATCGGGAAGCAGGCACGACTCTTTCAAACATGGTCAATTGCAGGATATCTGGTGGCAAAGCTCCTCGTCGCCAATCCAGAAGCAGCAAAGATGTTAATCACCATAGAGGACACAGAGCTTCTGAGCGCATTTTCTAGCATACTCAGTTCTAATCCGAGGAGGAAACGCTCACGAAAAGGAGCCGTGAAACAGAGCTACATAGTATGAGTCCATTACCCCGTCTTCTTcattgtatctcaaaagttcaagCAGCCACACAGGTTTTTCATGCATACAGTTCTTTCCTTGTACCATATATTCTCGCTTATTACCATTGCAGTTCATGTTTGCGACGGCCAGGCGTGTAACTAATCCCTTTTATGTGTACTTAGTCTGAAAGGGAATTTCCTGCTGATTCTTACAGATATAGGTTTTGTTCTATGTCATCCTCTTGTTAGTATAGTGCTTGAAAAATCACTAAAGTCATTAACtaatattaattcttatttattttgtattttgatcaATGGCTTCTTCAGCTATAATGTAAATCTGGAGAGGATTTGGCTTACAATTGTTGAATATACTTTACAAACTCTTTGAACATTCATTTTCAACAGAGAGAAATCACTATTACAATGGAATGGATATACTTAAACTCATTAGAGATGAGAAATCTGATATTTGGAATGCATACCACATTTCAACAAACAGGAAACATTGCATGTACACTATTTGCTATATAAAGCACTTACAAGGATTAAAGATGTACATGGGGGTAATAGTGGAAAAACCTAATCTAttctattctctctctctctctctctctcatagtATGGTTAAAACATCTCAAACTCAATATTTTCCTCACCACTTGTGCCTTCTTTCTGACACTTCCCACCCTGCTTATTCTGTGAGTTTGTGTCAGAAATTAGGTTTCCCAAATCAAAGATTCTGGGCATTTCAGGTGGGGTTGCACATCTTATCAAGGCCCAGTTCAATCCCTCGAAGAACGAATGGTTCTTGATCTCGGTTGCGCCTTTAGAAGATCCCAACCTGTTCTCGGGTTCCTTCTGCAACAATCGTCTGATTAGGTCTCTGGCGTGAGAACTGATCATTGGGGTCTCGGGGAACTTGAGGCATTGCGATACTACATTGCCCAAAGTATCCTCGTTTGTCGTCCCTTTGAAAGGCGTCCTTCCATAGAGGAGCTCGTACATGAATATTCCGAAAGTCCACCAGTCTACAGCGCTGCCGTGACCTTCTCCTTTTATGATCTCGGGAGCCAGGTATTCGTGCGTCCCCACGAAGGAATTGGAGCGGGCACTCGTTGGCTCGACTACAAGCTGCGGCAGCGGGGTTACTTGGGCAGCTATGTCCGCTTTTAGCTTGCGTGTTTTAGCTGCTGCGGATAAGAACCTCGGGGTGAAGCAAGATACTTGCCACGATGGATGAAGGCAGAAAGGGTCGATGCAGCTCGAGTCTGAACACGGACTCGACATCTTCTTCGGAGGCTGCCCAACAGGAGACGAAGATTTGAGCAGTTTTGGGTTCACAGCACATCTCAGGGACAAATCGAAATCGGAAAGCATGATATGACCATCTTCTCGAACCAATATATTCTCCGGTTTCAAGTCTCGATACACAACGCCAAGCATGTGAAGGTACTCAAGTGCAAGAAGAACTTCAGCAACATAGAATCTGTAAATAGCATAACAGGAATCCAATAATGTGAACAATCTGCACAATTTCTATtgaataaaaaagtaaaatgtttAATGTATCACAGGATTCACAGCAATATCATAACATCAAAAGTCTGATACCTTGTCTCATTGACTTGGAGTAGTAATTAAGGATTGTACAACACTTTCGGGATTATTTTTAAGCAAATAATGACCAAGTAACATGGACTTATAATGGAAGTAGACTTCATATCCATAATCTATAAGGCCAAGatacactaaaagattgaatccaattaattaaattgtctaacccatgaccttataaaccaatatattctctattattttttcaatgcgGGACTCTTAACATGGGGAATACAAACTTTCTTGTCTTCCCTTGTgttcacttttttctttttccaatccAACTAAAGGAGCACCTCATGACATAGAAACAATGGCATACACTTGCATGTTTCCCCGATAAAAAGCTtatcaaatttcaaaaatagacAAAACAATTTGAAGTCGAAGAAGTAAATTGACATGCagtataaaatatatacctAACTGCATGTTCAGAGAAGTTCTTGCTTGGTTGCTTTTGACGGAGAACATGCAGATCACCGCCCGGACAATATTCCATCACTAAGCATGAGAATTTATCGGTCGTGAAATGGGCATAGAGTGTGGGGAGAAACGGGTGATCCAGCATTTGCAATATTTCTCTTTCGGTTTGAGCTCTTGCTGTCTTTCTCTTGCTGGCCAAAAAGTCATTATCCATAATCTTCAGAGCAAATAAGCAGCTCGTGTCGAGTAGTTCAGACAGGTAAACGCTCCCAATGTCACCGCCACCGAGCTTTCTTAGTAATTTAAAATGCTTCAACCCTACATTCCCGTGCTGCCTCTCGACACAACGAATGGCTTCCCATCTCATATCTTTTGACATGTGAGGCCTATACCCACTGCGATTAGATCCACTGAGATAGCTTTCATCGCTAAGGCTTGTGGTGCTGCTATAATCCCCAATGCTACTTTTTGAGCTCTGAGATATCTCCCATTTTTCCCTCGAGCTTGATCTTTCATCAGGTTTTGTAATGACATTTCTTGTTTTACTAGAACCGTTCGAGCCAAGACCCGGTTTAGTAATACTAGACTCCAAAGAGGATGAACTTGATTCCATTGCCGTATTTGCAGTAGTACGGGATGGTGTGGATTTTATACTCGTGTTTTTATGGTCATTCTTCGAAGCTGATTCTGGTTTGAACCGACTGGAACTGCTTGAAAGAGAAGTTGAGTTTGAAGATGTTTTCTTCTTAGCAAAGGTTTTGCTTCTGAAAGTTGGTTTGATCAACCGTGGACTGCTGCAAGCACGTCCGATGACCTTACTTCCCGCATTAAGAACAGATAACGCTTTATGATTCGAACTGCCTTCTTGCTCCCGATTTGATTGAACTACACTACTTGTAGCATCGGTGGAGGGTACTATCTCATCTAGAATCGGGAGCATCACATTCGCAGAAGAGGGAACGGAAGGCTCGGGAAGTTTAGGTCTCTTGGAGTGTTCCAACGTGATTTTTGAGGATTCACAACCACCGGGAGGAGAAAGAGGAACGGCACCAATTTCAGTAGGCGTTTTAGTCAATTTCGCCTCTCGTGCAATTGCATCTCTAGAAAGAGGAGGAGAACGAGCAGAGTGTTGTGCCCCCGGCACATGTTCAAATCCGGGCATCTTATCCGAAGAATTTGGCGTGCTCCCATCAGGAACAAGGGATATCTGCACTAGTTTCCCCTTATTTTTATCAACGGGATGCCCAGGATCACCAGCTTCAACTGCTGTGGGCCCCCCATTCATTCTCTTGATAGCTCCCGCTTCAAGAACTGCAGAAAACCCAGACGGTCTTGACAACCGCTTTTTCATGGCAGCCATCTCTGACGCCTGAGAAATGCATAATCCTCTAAACGCTTGCTTCAAACTTACAGCCTCGGAAATTCCAATCCCCGATGGTTGAGAAGAATAAGTTCTCATTGGCCTCTTCATCGCACTCTTAGCACCCTGTTCCGGTGAACTTAAACCCCTATGAGAATTCCTTATTTCTATAGCCTCAAAAAGCCTATTGATATCTTCCTCGATAAGATACCTCTGCCCAATCTTCATCAGATGCTGCCTTCGCGCATTTTCATCTATTTCAGATGCCGAACTTAAGTCTTCTATGGACTCCGTAATTTCACTAGTACCAGATAACGTGGCCATTGTCCCTAGATGCATCCGAGTGAACTTAGAAGTTTCCCCGAGATATTTCTTCAACCCATGTCGGCAGAAGGATTATGGAAAGGAAGAATCCCGGATATCAAAAGCGAAATCACAAACCCTTCCAAAGAGTTCACAATCATATTAAACATTAAGGAGCACTCGAGCTTTCATTGATCGTGATCAGCATGCAACATCCAATTCTGCAAGAAACACAACACTCCTCAGAAATTCTGCTGTTAAATATGGAGTATTAGTTTGCCAAGAAACTCGCTTTATTGCATTAACAAACAAGTAAATTCCATAACAAGTAGCAATCAAATCCATATGGCAACCAAATTTTAAACAAGATCAGGTGTGCATGATTAATTAATTCTCTGTAAACACCACCTGATGTTAAAATCTCACTTCATCTCTGTGACAATAAATACCTAAATTATTTCAAGTTTTCCATCCAAAAATCATGAATTGTATCCCAAAACCAATCCAAGTCCCCCTATAGCCATATCTCTTCACTCCCTTTGTTCCacattttctccttttttatGTATTAATATCCTTTTTTCAAGAAATTCCTCCATGTGGGATTAAGCTATTATCCCACTGATAACTTTCACTAACAGGaccaaacaatttttattttttttaaattacaataaTACTAAATAAAACTTTTAACAGCAGATCTATCAGAATATTCATGATCCACCTACTAAACtccttacaaaaaaaaaataaataaataaataaataaaaaaaaatccacataCCAACCAATTGAGCAAAGATAACCATAAGAGTTAACTAGCTCAACAactaaaaacacaaaattaaagtgaactccaaaaagaaaaaatccattCTTTcttgttacaaaataattttttttttttaaattaaaagcgATGATCACATAAACCACCATAAGATCATTTCTGTTCAAGGCTGCAATTCCTTCAAACACATATAATCCAAGCATACATCTTTACTTAAAACactacaaacaaaaaaaaaaacatttaaaaaaaaaaaagattggagATAAAGAAATTACCTGGAGAAATGGAGAGAGAAAAGGGGAAACTAGGGTTTAGGGGGTGCGTATGCGCTCGGGGAAAGAAGAGGGCGATGGAGTGATTAGC contains these protein-coding regions:
- the LOC116016691 gene encoding serine/threonine-protein kinase D6PK-like; translated protein: MHLGTMATLSGTSEITESIEDLSSASEIDENARRQHLMKIGQRYLIEEDINRLFEAIEIRNSHRGLSSPEQGAKSAMKRPMRTYSSQPSGIGISEAVSLKQAFRGLCISQASEMAAMKKRLSRPSGFSAVLEAGAIKRMNGGPTAVEAGDPGHPVDKNKGKLVQISLVPDGSTPNSSDKMPGFEHVPGAQHSARSPPLSRDAIAREAKLTKTPTEIGAVPLSPPGGCESSKITLEHSKRPKLPEPSVPSSANVMLPILDEIVPSTDATSSVVQSNREQEGSSNHKALSVLNAGSKVIGRACSSPRLIKPTFRSKTFAKKKTSSNSTSLSSSSSRFKPESASKNDHKNTSIKSTPSRTTANTAMESSSSSLESSITKPGLGSNGSSKTRNVITKPDERSSSREKWEISQSSKSSIGDYSSTTSLSDESYLSGSNRSGYRPHMSKDMRWEAIRCVERQHGNVGLKHFKLLRKLGGGDIGSVYLSELLDTSCLFALKIMDNDFLASKRKTARAQTEREILQMLDHPFLPTLYAHFTTDKFSCLVMEYCPGGDLHVLRQKQPSKNFSEHAVRFYVAEVLLALEYLHMLGVVYRDLKPENILVREDGHIMLSDFDLSLRCAVNPKLLKSSSPVGQPPKKMSSPCSDSSCIDPFCLHPSWQVSCFTPRFLSAAAKTRKLKADIAAQVTPLPQLVVEPTSARSNSFVGTHEYLAPEIIKGEGHGSAVDWWTFGIFMYELLYGRTPFKGTTNEDTLGNVVSQCLKFPETPMISSHARDLIRRLLQKEPENRLGSSKGATEIKNHSFFEGLNWALIRCATPPEMPRIFDLGNLISDTNSQNKQGGKCQKEGTSGEENIEFEMF